The Ostrinia nubilalis chromosome 27, ilOstNubi1.1, whole genome shotgun sequence genomic interval gattttttttaaataaaaaatcgctAGTAAATACCTAGTTTATTGTACTTCCTAAATAAGCTTGCTATAATTCAGTGCGTATAATTTGCTATTTACTTAAACTAATTACTGCTTAAAAGTTTATACTTATTCACGCATAATCGGGCCTGATTGCGACTATCTAAtagaaaaactaaatgtttttcAGAACATCTTCAAGATGATCCGGGTTTACCCGTCAACTACGGGGATTCTGAAGAGAATCATGATTCTTTACTACTGATTGATTCAGAGGAATCGCAACAGAATAACAACGCAGATATTTATATTCCGGAAGACAACCCACCTGAAGAGGAGGATGCGTTCGACCCAACACTTCTCCAGGCCCTAGGTCATCTAGAACCAGAGACAACCGAATTCGGCGAAAATATTCAAACTGATTTAGCTAAGCAGTTAGGAAATATTTTGCTATGTGGCcttaaaaaggaaaataaagaagaacttttaaaaaagtatttaatccCTCAGAATTTGCCATTAGCTAAGAGCCCCGATTTAAATCCTGAAATAGGAGGTATGCTGGCGGAAGTATGCAAATCACGTGATAAGAGATTACTAGCTAAGCAAAACCAACTTGGCAAATCTTTGTCGGCATTAGGCAAGGCCATAACAGGACTGTTAAAAAAGGACCCAGATGTACCCGATATCATCCGTACGTTGAATGATGCAGCCAAACTATTAGCTGACTCTCACTTCACCGAGACAGATACCCGACGTACGGTTATTATCCCGTTAATTGATAAATCCTTAGCGGAGCCTTTCAAGGAAAGAAAAAGAGACCAGCTCTTATTCGGGGAGAACTTAGGAGATCTAGTCAAGAACTCCAGAGGAATAAAGCGAACTAGTCAAATGATTCAAGTATCTGCTAGcacctcagcctcgaatttaaaCGGGAGAGGCCCATCGAACCGAGCGCGGCAGCAACGAGTCACCGCAACCTACCAGTACCGGACCGGTGGGCCGAGACCAACACCGTCATACCCCAGCCGCCGACGAGGATTCCCGCCACCTCCACCTCCACCGCAGCGATTCATTCGTCGTCAGCCTccaccgccgccgcccccgccacCGCGTCGGCAACCCCCAGTAGCCGCACATCGGCCCTCGTTCAACCGGTCAGCGTAGCTCATCAGGTACACGCTGGTCGCTTAAGATATTTTCTTAATGAGTGGCAATGTATTACTACAGATAATCTTGTATTAGATGCAGTGTTAGGTTACAAAATCCCATTTATTACCGAGCCTTTGCAAGATCCACAGCGCTTGcctaataaaactttttctaaaaatgaGTCAATAGCAATGAAAAATGAAATCAATCGTTTATTACAGTTACAGGCTATTCGACAATGTAAACCAACTTTAGGGCAATTTATTTCAGACATATTTTTAATACCCAAAAGCGACGGTAATATGcggtttattttaaatttaaagaaaCTTAATAAATTCGTCTTTGCCGAACATTTTAAGATGGAAGACATTAGGACAGCAACCAAACTTTTAACTAAAGATTGCTTTATGACCAATGTGGACTTAAAAGATGCATATCTTTTAATACCAATTCATGAGAGCCACACAAAGTATTTAAGATTTTGTTTTGATGGTATTTTATACGAATTTACTGCATTACCATTTGGGCTTTCATCGGCACCATATATATTCACTAAAATATTACAACCAGTCATGGCCCACCTCAGAGCTAAGGGCTTTATTTCCGTTCGGTACTTAGACGATATTTTGTGTCTAGGAGATACAAAAGACAGTTGTCAAAACAATGTCCAAACCACACTTGACCTACTAACACGCTTGGGGTTTATTATAAATTTCACTAAAAGCAATCTTACCCCACAAAAGTCATGTCAATTCTTAGGTTTTATTCTGAATTCCACATCTATGACGTTAGAATTGCCACAAACAAAACGTCAGAAATTAATTCAACTGATAGAAattactctaaattcaaaaagaGTTCGCATACGAGAATTTGCTCGATTTCTTGGTTCCCTTGCCGCAGCATGTCCTGCAATAGCTTATGGTTGGTTGCATACTAAGATTTTAGAAAGGGCTAAATACTTAGCGCTgcttaaaaataatgataatttcgACGCTTACTTAACCCAGTTGTTACGGATATCCCTTTTTTCTTACGATTCCTGTGATTTTGCATATATTGCCTATTTAATGCATCAAGGCAAcaggaaaaatacaaaaaaaaaattggtcttACGGAAACGCTGGAAAATGGTGTTTGATATACGGAACGCTAGTAATATGTACGGCCACTTGTATGAACTTAGAGATAATACCTACTCTTTGCGACTTGCGTAAGTTATTaatgtatttgcataaaatatggaatattcattaataaaaaaatattcagagttaaatttattatttttcaaatttaattccAGGACTGTGAACTGTATATTATGCCCAAAACATTTTCTGGGATAAAGggtaatattatatttcttgCAAAAAACATTGCATTTGTATTAAAGCGtgagtttcataaaaatgtGTGTTGTGACTGAATTTGAGATGTTAAAATACTTCTCCTCTGTTTATGTGACGGAGAAAATCTCTTGGTTTTGACAGTTGGCGCAATTTTTAATGCATTTGAAGCAACTGTAATCACACTAAATCATCtcatttacaaacaataatttctTCATATCTTAAAACATGACTGACCGTGACCCTGTCTAGGGCATAATTGGCTATCTAAGCTAACGGGATGCagtcttcttcatcatcactgGATGAAGAATTCTCTAGTGATTTCTACGTGTGCTCTCATTTGTAGGTAATCCAGGCAAATCTATTGAcactttattttcatcaccAGAGTTCTCTTTGGTTAAGTCACCATTACAATTTTCCGGATTTTCCGGCGGGAAAATTGTGATTGAGTTAGGGATACACTCATCTTCATTTTTCTCCAGTTCttcaatgatttcatttaaaagaAAGGGCCTCGAAGGCAGGCGCTAAGACAACAAAATACCGCAGTTCATATTACTAGCGTTCCTTATACGGATCACTAAGTTTAACGTTGAATTAGTAACAgttactataaaaatgtttataattatgttatcgaTTTACATAAAGTGGGCTACAAACTTTCAT includes:
- the LOC135084949 gene encoding uncharacterized protein LOC135084949, with protein sequence MKKYERKLQAKRSRRIIYSDDENDVQNEEHLQDDPGLPVNYGDSEENHDSLLLIDSEESQQNNNADIYIPEDNPPEEEDAFDPTLLQALGHLEPETTEFGENIQTDLAKQLGNILLCGLKKENKEELLKKYLIPQNLPLAKSPDLNPEIGGMLAEVCKSRDKRLLAKQNQLGKSLSALGKAITGLLKKDPDVPDIIRTLNDAAKLLADSHFTETDTRRTVIIPLIDKSLAEPFKERKRDQLLFGENLGDLVKNSRGIKRTSQMIQVSASTSASNLNGRGPSNRARQQRVTATYQYRTGGPRPTPSYPSRRRGFPPPPPPPQRFIRRQPPPPPPPPPRRQPPVAAHRPSFNRSA